A region of Bacteroidota bacterium DNA encodes the following proteins:
- a CDS encoding 6-carboxytetrahydropterin synthase — MYNLSIKEEFVAQHFLTVPNCGPENILHSHVYALEVLLQGAKLDDHGYLVDIDLVKAAMGDMLARFKDHTLNDDPAFAGLNPSIEHFSRIVCEELRQALRKTNLTHLTVKIWEDQHCWASFDSSF, encoded by the coding sequence ATGTATAATCTTAGCATAAAAGAAGAGTTTGTTGCGCAGCACTTCCTAACGGTTCCGAATTGTGGGCCAGAAAATATCTTGCATTCCCATGTGTATGCATTAGAGGTATTGCTACAAGGGGCTAAATTGGACGACCATGGCTACCTGGTTGATATCGACCTTGTAAAAGCAGCGATGGGTGATATGCTGGCCAGATTCAAAGACCACACCCTCAACGATGATCCGGCTTTTGCAGGACTCAATCCGAGTATCGAGCATTTTTCCCGCATTGTATGTGAGGAGCTGAGGCAAGCGTTACGTAAAACCAATCTGACGCATCTGACGGTCAAAATTTGGGAAGATCAGCATTGCTGGGCCTCTTTTGATAGCAGTTTTTGA